One stretch of Saccharopolyspora erythraea DNA includes these proteins:
- a CDS encoding EF-hand domain-containing protein — protein sequence MTATVANERLQKRFAKWDHDGSGRLERADFEQEAAQIAQAFGKSEDSADVQPIKNALIGLFDYVAQEAGSDGSVTEAQFMEVTGNLIFEKGEAEFNRTLKPLVQGIIALCDKNDDGKINGAEFATWLTALGMDRSQAAEAFQKVDKNGNGELSTDELLAAVREYHFGRSDVELLG from the coding sequence ATGACCGCCACCGTAGCCAACGAGCGGCTGCAGAAGCGTTTTGCCAAGTGGGATCACGACGGCAGCGGCCGTTTGGAGCGGGCGGACTTCGAGCAGGAGGCAGCCCAGATCGCTCAAGCCTTTGGTAAGAGCGAGGACTCGGCGGACGTGCAGCCGATCAAGAATGCCTTGATCGGGCTGTTCGACTACGTTGCCCAGGAGGCCGGGAGCGATGGATCGGTCACCGAGGCGCAGTTCATGGAGGTCACGGGAAACCTCATCTTCGAAAAGGGCGAGGCGGAATTCAACCGCACGCTGAAGCCACTGGTGCAGGGCATCATTGCGCTGTGCGACAAGAACGACGATGGGAAGATCAACGGAGCGGAGTTCGCCACTTGGCTCACTGCCCTGGGGATGGACCGGAGCCAGGCCGCGGAGGCGTTCCAGAAGGTCGACAAGAACGGTAATGGTGAGCTGTCCACTGACGAGCTCCTGGCAGCCGTCCGCGAATACCACTTCGGCCGGTCCGACGTCGAGCTGTTGGGCTGA
- a CDS encoding carboxymuconolactone decarboxylase family protein has product MSQRLNLIQESPDNFEALNKLSRAAEERARASGVDAKLLELVRIRASQLNGCQFCVEMHTRSAREAGESEHRLQELLNWPDSSLFTEGEQAALRLTESVTLLNERKVPDEDYCPAEKHFDNPQLASLLWTVALINSYNRLSIATVSVS; this is encoded by the coding sequence ATGAGCCAGCGACTCAATCTCATCCAGGAATCGCCGGACAACTTCGAGGCCCTGAACAAGCTCAGCAGAGCCGCCGAGGAACGCGCGCGGGCATCCGGTGTGGATGCGAAGCTACTCGAGCTCGTCCGCATCCGCGCCTCGCAGCTCAACGGGTGCCAGTTCTGCGTGGAGATGCACACGCGTTCCGCGCGGGAGGCGGGGGAGTCCGAACATCGTTTGCAGGAGCTGCTGAACTGGCCGGACTCGAGCCTGTTCACCGAAGGAGAGCAGGCGGCGTTGCGCTTGACCGAGTCCGTGACGTTGCTCAACGAACGAAAGGTGCCCGACGAGGACTACTGTCCGGCGGAAAAGCACTTCGATAACCCTCAGTTGGCAAGTCTGCTATGGACTGTGGCGCTGATTAATTCCTACAACCGGCTGTCGATCGCGACAGTCTCTGTGTCCTAG
- a CDS encoding class I adenylate-forming enzyme family protein yields the protein MELRSQFVRQGNCPDKDVYTLFTEHVRAHPDRDAVIDAERTLDYATLDREVRRIAAALTDAGLGARDIIGIRMPNGWRMAVAELAVAAIGAVALPYPAGRGSRDTISLLGRSRASAGIFGAAQDADVASELAHTRSVFTFGAGEDGSRSLDDVRPSSEWSPRPVDPEAPVRILVTSGTSADPKMIAYSHNAMAGGRANYVRALHDGDGPVRGLILMSMASSYGSCATFVAIAALGWTLVLAERFDSAQALRMVAQYRPTHLFGVPTMLRRLSEHPSTPDEDTTSLRAVVSSAAPLSDVTAQQCRRRFGCQVITIYGSSDGVNCHTARTGTGRGAGTGTPDQSVASIRIVDRQGQPAPQGETGEIWARGPMSPLCYVAAPELDARYRTPDGWVRSGDRGLFDEHGRLHVLGRLEQVISRGGYKISPAEVEREISAHPVVVDVACVPVPDDDLGERMCACISQAAGTPELSLSEITAFLEQERGLERRKLPEFLVRLPELPLAPTGKVCRRTTTSIAVEHIATRDPEPVGS from the coding sequence GTGGAGCTGCGGAGCCAGTTTGTGCGCCAAGGCAACTGCCCGGACAAGGACGTCTACACGCTGTTCACCGAGCATGTTCGCGCACATCCGGACCGCGACGCGGTGATCGATGCGGAACGGACACTCGACTACGCAACGCTGGACCGTGAGGTACGCCGGATCGCCGCGGCGCTGACCGATGCCGGGCTCGGCGCGCGGGACATCATCGGGATCCGCATGCCCAACGGGTGGCGGATGGCCGTAGCGGAACTCGCGGTCGCCGCGATCGGCGCGGTGGCGCTTCCGTACCCGGCGGGCCGCGGTAGCCGGGATACAATCAGTCTGCTCGGCCGCTCACGTGCCAGCGCCGGCATCTTCGGCGCTGCACAGGACGCGGACGTCGCCAGCGAGCTGGCACATACTCGCTCGGTATTCACCTTCGGTGCAGGCGAAGACGGATCACGCTCGCTGGACGACGTCCGTCCATCGAGCGAATGGTCCCCACGGCCAGTAGATCCGGAGGCACCCGTCCGGATCCTGGTCACGTCTGGTACTTCGGCGGACCCGAAGATGATCGCCTACTCGCACAACGCCATGGCCGGGGGCCGAGCGAACTATGTGCGGGCCCTGCACGACGGGGATGGACCGGTGCGCGGTCTCATCCTCATGTCGATGGCCTCGTCCTACGGTTCGTGCGCGACCTTCGTCGCCATTGCCGCTTTGGGCTGGACGCTCGTGCTGGCTGAGCGGTTCGATTCGGCGCAAGCCTTGCGGATGGTCGCCCAGTACCGTCCGACGCATCTGTTCGGTGTGCCGACGATGTTGCGCCGGCTGTCGGAACATCCCAGTACACCGGACGAAGACACCACAAGCCTGCGGGCGGTCGTGTCGAGTGCTGCTCCGCTCTCTGATGTCACCGCGCAGCAATGCCGTCGGCGGTTCGGCTGTCAGGTCATCACTATTTACGGATCATCGGACGGAGTGAACTGCCACACCGCGAGAACGGGAACAGGTCGTGGAGCAGGTACCGGAACTCCCGATCAATCAGTTGCATCGATCCGCATCGTGGACCGTCAGGGTCAGCCTGCTCCGCAGGGTGAGACCGGCGAAATCTGGGCTCGGGGCCCGATGAGCCCGCTGTGCTACGTCGCAGCCCCCGAGCTCGACGCCCGTTATCGCACCCCAGATGGTTGGGTACGCAGTGGAGACCGGGGTTTGTTCGACGAGCACGGGCGGTTGCACGTCCTGGGCAGGCTCGAACAGGTCATCTCGCGGGGCGGCTACAAGATCAGCCCGGCCGAGGTCGAGCGTGAGATCAGCGCACATCCGGTGGTCGTCGACGTGGCGTGCGTACCGGTGCCGGATGACGATCTCGGTGAACGAATGTGCGCGTGCATCAGTCAAGCCGCAGGAACTCCAGAGCTGTCTCTCTCCGAGATCACCGCTTTCCTCGAGCAAGAACGCGGACTCGAACGTCGGAAACTACCGGAGTTCCTGGTGCGGTTGCCGGAACTCCCGTTGGCTCCAACCGGGAAGGTATGCCGCCGTACCACTACCTCGATCGCCGTCGAGCACATTGCTACCCGGGATCCTGAACCGGTGGGGAGCTGA
- a CDS encoding CoA transferase — protein MTTTASVPKAVPEVAARVAQAQLTALPADCAAAQVEADIDWSGPVGIPLPDESAVQAACGLMHVHGRAAGRPARLGVDYASTVAGVLAAQGVLAGSIACARGTRLSSVRTSVAQAALLAVQQYLAVATSDDEWVESWEAGGRPPFRSRDGTRFELETLHAEGWQLFWRELGAEPSAIAEGWWPFQQRFATASASLPLELHKTLAAVDYEVVTAAAASAGIHAVPLRDDPAHPVDVDACSLRMLPGTGEIPPSASLAKPLEGIVVVESTRRVQGPVAGHVLQMLGAEVIRIEPPGGDPMRGIPPMAGDCSARFRALNEGKRLVELDFKTDAGRRAVHELVAAADVFVHNWAPGKAEQLGLDAADLARTSPGLTYAWASGWEPLPWPDKPVGTDFLVQAHSGLGAAVYPEDEPSAPSLMTLTDILGGLVCAQGVLASLLRRVRTNTGSRVDSSLYSAAGVVPRSRRRPLWTELDRPLATGDGFLVLPRGVAPSCVAGPLGLRSDGGTAEIVARVREQSTATLISLLAEADVVATQVCTDLRDLAADPRFGIALVHDKHVFPSTPWEFK, from the coding sequence GTGACGACGACGGCTTCGGTGCCCAAGGCGGTCCCTGAGGTCGCCGCCCGGGTGGCGCAGGCGCAGCTGACCGCCTTACCGGCGGACTGCGCGGCAGCGCAGGTCGAGGCGGATATCGACTGGTCCGGCCCGGTTGGAATTCCGCTGCCGGACGAGTCTGCGGTGCAGGCGGCATGCGGGCTCATGCATGTGCACGGACGGGCCGCAGGTCGTCCGGCTCGGCTCGGGGTGGACTACGCCTCCACTGTGGCCGGAGTACTCGCGGCGCAGGGTGTTCTGGCGGGTTCGATCGCATGTGCTAGGGGCACCCGACTGAGCTCGGTTCGCACGTCCGTCGCGCAGGCCGCGTTGTTGGCGGTGCAGCAGTACCTCGCGGTAGCGACCAGCGATGACGAATGGGTGGAGAGTTGGGAAGCGGGTGGCCGTCCACCGTTTCGGTCGCGGGACGGAACCCGGTTTGAGTTGGAAACGCTACATGCCGAGGGCTGGCAGCTGTTCTGGCGCGAGCTAGGCGCCGAACCCTCAGCGATAGCCGAGGGCTGGTGGCCCTTCCAGCAACGTTTCGCCACGGCATCGGCGAGTCTGCCGTTGGAACTGCACAAGACGTTGGCGGCCGTGGACTATGAGGTCGTGACGGCCGCAGCAGCGTCCGCCGGTATCCACGCGGTGCCGTTGCGGGACGATCCCGCGCATCCGGTCGACGTTGACGCCTGCAGCCTGCGCATGCTCCCGGGGACGGGGGAGATCCCTCCGTCGGCATCCCTTGCGAAACCACTCGAGGGGATCGTCGTGGTGGAGTCGACCCGGCGTGTCCAGGGCCCGGTAGCGGGACACGTTCTGCAGATGCTGGGGGCCGAGGTCATTCGCATCGAGCCGCCGGGTGGTGATCCGATGCGCGGAATCCCACCGATGGCCGGCGATTGCTCCGCGCGCTTCCGGGCCCTGAACGAGGGCAAACGGTTGGTCGAGTTGGACTTCAAGACCGATGCTGGCCGACGCGCAGTTCACGAGCTCGTCGCTGCGGCAGACGTGTTCGTGCACAACTGGGCGCCGGGCAAGGCCGAGCAGCTTGGTCTGGACGCGGCCGATCTCGCCCGCACGAGCCCGGGACTGACCTATGCGTGGGCATCGGGCTGGGAGCCGCTGCCCTGGCCCGACAAGCCGGTGGGCACCGATTTCCTGGTTCAGGCGCACAGCGGTCTGGGCGCCGCTGTGTACCCTGAGGACGAGCCGAGTGCACCGTCGCTGATGACACTCACCGACATCCTCGGAGGGCTGGTGTGTGCGCAGGGAGTGCTGGCCTCGTTGCTCAGACGGGTTCGCACCAATACGGGATCCAGGGTGGACTCTTCGTTGTACTCAGCGGCCGGAGTCGTGCCGCGGTCGCGCCGGCGTCCGTTGTGGACAGAGCTCGATCGGCCGTTGGCGACCGGCGACGGATTCCTCGTGCTGCCGCGCGGAGTAGCTCCCAGCTGCGTTGCGGGGCCACTGGGGCTCAGGTCTGACGGCGGCACCGCCGAGATCGTTGCCAGGGTGCGAGAGCAATCGACTGCGACATTGATCTCTCTGTTGGCGGAAGCAGACGTGGTAGCGACACAGGTGTGCACCGACCTACGGGACCTGGCCGCTGACCCAAGATTTGGCATCGCTCTGGTACACGACAAGCACGTATTCCCCTCGACACCTTGGGAGTTCAAGTGA
- a CDS encoding methyltransferase domain-containing protein, with protein sequence MTTERLAATGVSDGWHCLELGAGNGSIARWLADRVAPTGTVVATDVERGRIGDHPNLTTAVHDVRVEPLPENRFDLIAARLVLQQLAERDSIMAALVRALKPGGWLQIEELDTAYEPPLLTADERSAQVYQKFLTAKTTLMRARGGDPEWGRRVASAMRVAGLVDIDPRPYVQLRHARSADLQLQVNHTYQLRDGLVSVGMTDEELAEVRAVMRDPSFRASSSVMYSVQGRKERQS encoded by the coding sequence ATGACCACTGAACGGCTCGCAGCCACTGGCGTTTCCGACGGCTGGCACTGCTTGGAGCTGGGGGCCGGCAACGGCTCCATCGCGAGATGGCTCGCCGACCGCGTCGCGCCCACCGGAACCGTTGTGGCCACCGATGTGGAGCGAGGCCGCATCGGTGATCATCCCAACCTGACAACAGCCGTGCACGACGTCAGGGTCGAACCGTTACCCGAGAACCGGTTCGATCTGATCGCGGCAAGACTGGTTCTCCAACAGCTCGCTGAACGTGATTCGATCATGGCAGCACTCGTACGGGCTTTGAAGCCGGGCGGCTGGTTGCAGATCGAGGAACTCGATACCGCCTATGAACCGCCGCTGCTGACGGCTGATGAACGGTCCGCGCAGGTTTACCAGAAGTTCCTGACCGCAAAAACCACGTTGATGCGTGCGCGTGGCGGCGATCCTGAGTGGGGGAGGCGTGTCGCCTCAGCGATGCGCGTGGCAGGCCTGGTGGACATCGACCCGCGGCCGTACGTCCAGTTGCGACATGCACGGTCAGCCGATCTGCAGCTGCAGGTCAATCACACGTATCAATTGCGGGATGGGCTGGTCTCGGTCGGGATGACCGATGAGGAGTTGGCGGAGGTACGCGCGGTGATGCGCGACCCGTCGTTTCGGGCCTCTTCCAGTGTCATGTACTCGGTGCAGGGGCGAAAGGAACGGCAGTCGTGA
- a CDS encoding DegT/DnrJ/EryC1/StrS family aminotransferase — MRAEIPFFPPDLFADDRKVMLELLQEIGTAREQKFILGTRTADFEELLRDSLGAADVVACGSGTAALGLVLRAMGIGSGDEVVVPAFGCAPLASSVLEVGAKPVFADIDPHTMVVDPDDVERRITDRAKAIMPAHMFSIMADMPRLVELAAQHKLRLLEDSAVAQGAVLRGTPAGLWGNAGVFSFVQVKSFGMPGEGGAVVTGDPELGRTVRMLRNHGQNRRRFVYDIVGTNSRFDEIQAAFQTYRFAGFPARLERRAAIADYYTERFSRLNGRAIVPPPPGREGRCYYVYCLQVEKRDELRDHLASRGIGSHVYYPQPLPLQAGFAPHAPAGGRWPNAEYASRRILALPIYPHLSDSEVARIADAVCDFAREDGALR, encoded by the coding sequence ATGCGTGCGGAAATCCCGTTCTTCCCTCCGGACCTGTTCGCCGACGACCGCAAGGTCATGCTCGAGTTGCTGCAGGAGATCGGCACCGCGCGCGAACAGAAGTTCATCCTTGGTACACGCACCGCCGATTTCGAGGAGCTGCTGCGGGATTCGCTCGGCGCAGCCGATGTAGTGGCGTGCGGGAGTGGCACAGCCGCGCTCGGCCTCGTGTTGCGCGCGATGGGAATCGGGTCCGGAGACGAGGTCGTCGTGCCGGCCTTCGGTTGCGCGCCACTGGCATCGTCGGTGCTCGAGGTTGGTGCGAAGCCTGTCTTCGCCGATATCGACCCGCACACCATGGTCGTCGATCCCGACGACGTCGAGCGACGGATCACCGACCGGGCCAAGGCGATCATGCCAGCACACATGTTCTCGATCATGGCGGATATGCCGCGCTTGGTGGAGCTGGCGGCACAGCACAAGTTGCGGCTTCTCGAGGATTCCGCGGTCGCGCAGGGGGCGGTGCTTCGCGGTACGCCCGCCGGGCTCTGGGGGAATGCGGGTGTCTTTTCGTTCGTGCAGGTGAAGTCCTTCGGCATGCCCGGCGAGGGCGGTGCGGTCGTCACTGGCGATCCGGAGCTGGGGCGCACGGTGCGGATGCTGCGCAACCACGGGCAGAACCGGCGGCGGTTCGTCTACGACATCGTCGGGACGAACAGTCGGTTCGACGAGATCCAGGCGGCGTTTCAGACCTACCGGTTCGCGGGATTCCCGGCGCGCCTGGAACGTCGCGCCGCCATCGCCGACTACTACACCGAACGCTTCTCCCGGCTCAACGGTCGCGCCATCGTGCCTCCACCGCCAGGGAGGGAGGGACGTTGCTACTACGTCTACTGCTTACAAGTCGAGAAACGCGATGAGTTGCGCGATCACCTGGCGTCGCGGGGCATCGGCTCGCACGTCTACTACCCGCAGCCACTGCCGCTGCAGGCTGGATTCGCGCCGCACGCTCCCGCAGGTGGGCGGTGGCCGAACGCCGAATACGCGAGCCGGCGGATCCTGGCATTGCCGATCTACCCGCACCTCAGTGACTCCGAGGTCGCTCGAATCGCCGATGCGGTCTGCGATTTCGCCCGAGAGGACGGTGCTCTGCGGTGA
- a CDS encoding DegT/DnrJ/EryC1/StrS family aminotransferase has protein sequence MTSPDVTAPADVPVPFFSQARTFDRLWSSISARVEEVFDNGKFSHGRQVGELERRLADYTGARFAVGVNSGTDALILLLRAAGLRPGDEVVVPAYSFVSTATSVVLAGGRPVFADIDPVTYALDAAEVDRVAGPRTRFVMPAHLFCQMADMSALREVADRRGLTLLEDSAEGIGMRQAGIHAGLHGAGGVLSFFPSKTLGALGDAGAVLTNDPQVAELVAGLRHHGRFGRTLDNFPGISTETGLVGTNSKMDDIQAAVLLAKMTCLDTDIARRARLAEAYGERLSGVPGALRCPEVVDRGPGSAAVFYVYLIEVEHRDELVDHLARCGIGTETYYPMPLHLQPCFAGHGHRRGDFPTAEAASERAVALPLYPDLEDGQVDRVCSVVREFCFRRYG, from the coding sequence ATGACCTCGCCTGATGTAACAGCTCCCGCCGATGTTCCTGTTCCGTTCTTCTCGCAAGCCCGAACGTTCGATCGGCTTTGGTCGTCCATCAGCGCCCGTGTGGAGGAGGTCTTCGACAACGGGAAGTTCTCCCACGGGCGCCAGGTCGGTGAACTGGAGCGCCGGCTCGCCGACTACACCGGTGCGCGTTTCGCGGTAGGGGTCAACAGCGGCACCGATGCACTGATTCTGCTGCTGCGCGCGGCCGGGTTACGTCCCGGTGACGAAGTCGTGGTACCGGCGTATTCGTTCGTCTCCACCGCGACATCGGTCGTGCTCGCCGGCGGGCGACCGGTGTTCGCCGACATCGATCCGGTCACCTACGCGCTCGATGCGGCCGAGGTTGACCGGGTCGCGGGGCCGCGTACCCGCTTCGTGATGCCGGCGCACCTGTTCTGCCAGATGGCCGATATGTCCGCGTTGCGCGAAGTCGCCGACCGCCGCGGGCTGACCCTGCTGGAGGACAGCGCCGAGGGAATCGGGATGCGGCAAGCCGGGATCCACGCGGGGCTGCACGGTGCCGGTGGCGTGCTGTCTTTCTTCCCCAGCAAGACTTTGGGCGCTCTAGGCGACGCCGGTGCGGTGCTCACAAACGATCCCCAGGTCGCCGAGCTGGTCGCCGGGCTACGACACCACGGCCGATTCGGCCGGACCCTCGACAACTTTCCGGGCATTTCCACCGAAACCGGACTGGTGGGCACCAACAGCAAGATGGACGACATCCAGGCAGCCGTGCTACTGGCCAAGATGACGTGCCTGGATACCGACATCGCCCGCCGAGCGAGACTGGCCGAAGCCTACGGGGAACGTCTCAGCGGGGTACCCGGTGCGCTCCGGTGTCCGGAGGTGGTCGACCGGGGACCGGGTTCGGCGGCGGTCTTTTACGTGTACCTGATCGAGGTCGAACATCGCGACGAGCTGGTCGACCACTTGGCTCGGTGCGGGATCGGCACTGAAACGTACTACCCGATGCCACTGCACCTGCAACCCTGCTTTGCCGGGCACGGGCACCGCCGGGGTGACTTCCCGACCGCGGAAGCCGCAAGCGAGCGGGCCGTGGCCTTACCGCTGTACCCCGATCTCGAAGACGGGCAAGTCGACCGGGTCTGCTCCGTTGTTCGCGAATTCTGCTTCCGGAGGTACGGCTGA
- a CDS encoding Gfo/Idh/MocA family protein: MLQPFVVGLGRAGAGLHLPVLAKARAAASELFHPRPVVACDPDPERRRAASGVTTVDSTRAAAELLDPDSTVVHLCTPPQNRAELLAGLAELGFQRFIVEKPLATDVRELDEISALRSRHGLDPAVVTHWLDSELTRRLKSLIRQQRLGELRSIAVDQHKPRFTRSTSADGHPTAFDVEVPHSLAVVLHLAGSAAVRHATWTDMHAPSCLLPRMGSARMALQHHNGVVTEIFSDLTAPMKQRQITLEFDRGQAIGQYPISESDDHAQLLIRGESTSREVFRDDALTNFVVSAYRHFQSATRSDHGTFDLHYDVVGLLAAAKRLCLAAEQVVTSPPKESLHHAC; encoded by the coding sequence ATGCTGCAACCATTCGTGGTCGGCCTCGGCCGGGCAGGCGCCGGCCTGCATTTGCCGGTCCTGGCAAAAGCTCGGGCTGCTGCAAGCGAACTCTTCCACCCCCGTCCCGTCGTCGCATGCGACCCGGACCCGGAAAGGCGCCGTGCCGCTTCCGGCGTGACCACCGTCGACTCCACACGCGCGGCCGCAGAGCTACTGGACCCGGACAGCACCGTGGTGCACCTCTGCACGCCACCGCAGAACCGGGCCGAACTGCTCGCCGGCCTCGCCGAACTCGGCTTCCAGCGGTTCATCGTGGAGAAACCCCTCGCCACCGACGTCCGCGAGCTGGATGAGATCAGCGCGCTGCGCAGCCGGCACGGGCTCGACCCGGCGGTGGTGACGCATTGGCTGGACTCCGAGCTCACCCGCCGGCTCAAGTCATTGATCCGACAGCAGCGGCTCGGCGAACTGCGATCAATCGCGGTGGACCAGCACAAACCCCGGTTCACCCGCTCAACCAGTGCCGACGGGCACCCGACGGCGTTCGACGTCGAAGTGCCGCATTCCCTCGCCGTAGTACTACACCTGGCAGGGTCGGCGGCGGTCCGCCACGCGACGTGGACCGACATGCACGCCCCGAGCTGCCTGCTCCCCCGGATGGGCAGCGCGCGCATGGCCCTCCAGCACCACAACGGTGTCGTCACCGAGATCTTCTCCGACCTGACCGCACCGATGAAGCAACGCCAGATCACCTTGGAATTCGACCGCGGCCAGGCGATCGGCCAGTATCCGATAAGCGAGAGTGACGACCATGCACAGCTGCTGATCCGCGGCGAATCCACGAGCCGGGAAGTCTTCCGCGATGACGCACTGACCAACTTCGTGGTGAGCGCCTACCGCCATTTCCAAAGCGCTACACGCAGCGACCACGGGACGTTCGACCTGCACTACGACGTCGTCGGGCTGCTTGCGGCAGCGAAGCGACTGTGCCTGGCGGCCGAGCAGGTCGTCACATCCCCGCCGAAGGAAAGTCTCCACCATGCGTGCTGA
- a CDS encoding sugar phosphate isomerase/epimerase family protein — translation MRAEQPPAPNRLAGIGDEAATALTDQITAVTRLGWSAIELRTVDGIALADLAPEPFSHVLRAVRAAGLDVVCLASRIGNWSRTITSPFADDVHELDVLAERCHQLGTRLIRIMSYPNDGLSDAEWSDRALARLTLLAERAAGHGVTLVHENCAGWAGSNPDRMLELVHEAGGASLGLLFDTGNGVEYGYDTYDVLRRILPYVAHVHIKDAIGEPGDATYVLPGQGQCRVAESLRLLISNGYSGALSIEPHLLSRPHDGIQPTGSDAEPFVKAGRRLETLLNEAVASNALDERDSSAKTGHVTS, via the coding sequence ATGCGTGCTGAACAACCTCCCGCACCGAACCGTCTCGCCGGCATCGGAGACGAAGCAGCCACCGCACTGACCGACCAGATCACCGCCGTCACACGTCTCGGCTGGTCGGCAATCGAACTACGCACAGTAGACGGGATCGCGCTGGCGGATCTGGCCCCCGAGCCGTTCTCCCACGTGCTGCGCGCTGTCCGAGCCGCCGGCCTCGACGTGGTGTGCCTCGCCTCCCGAATCGGAAACTGGTCCCGAACCATCACCTCGCCATTCGCCGACGACGTGCACGAACTTGACGTCCTGGCGGAACGTTGTCACCAACTGGGCACCCGATTGATCCGAATCATGTCCTACCCGAACGACGGCCTTTCCGACGCAGAGTGGAGTGATCGCGCGTTGGCGCGCCTCACCCTGCTGGCCGAGCGCGCCGCAGGACATGGCGTCACGCTGGTGCACGAGAACTGCGCCGGATGGGCTGGCAGCAACCCCGACCGGATGCTGGAGCTGGTCCACGAGGCCGGTGGTGCCTCGCTGGGGTTGCTCTTCGACACCGGCAACGGCGTCGAGTACGGCTACGACACCTACGACGTACTCCGGCGAATCCTGCCCTACGTCGCGCACGTGCACATCAAGGACGCGATCGGCGAGCCGGGTGACGCCACATACGTCCTACCCGGCCAAGGGCAGTGCCGCGTCGCCGAAAGCCTGCGACTGTTGATCTCGAACGGCTACTCGGGCGCCTTGTCGATCGAACCGCACCTGCTCAGCCGGCCGCATGACGGCATCCAGCCGACCGGTTCCGATGCGGAGCCGTTCGTGAAGGCCGGTCGGCGCCTGGAAACGCTGCTGAACGAAGCCGTAGCATCCAACGCGCTCGATGAGCGGGATTCCTCCGCCAAGACCGGACACGTCACGTCGTGA
- a CDS encoding M20/M25/M40 family metallo-hydrolase: MHHEIFNCDDRDLLLHLLTTPTVGPLEASAADPPPQLWQAQRSYARAAAALGFQTVRHESPAPEVLTRADVPRTVRDAAADPQFLAQQPSLVLRLGPELPREATVMFNVHLDTVAGIEPVAFRDGCFTGRGAIDAKGPAVALLAGIRDAARTTPALGRDVGVLVQAVSGEEGGAMGTFGTRPLVEAGYFGRLNIFCEPTGLQYLPRATASMTACLQVDGHGAIDDRPDAGHNATVLLGFLAQHLARELDPRHRPARLCVAGIHTGGLHNRVYGSGKLLLNLSYSDSAEGAAAEAELLAAVNSGVEQFTASFAHTREFARTAANASSITRVDWLKRGLPCLHNSAAWAEKLLTNAGAARWPDNTPSFTCDAIWMDGAPDTYTAVLGPGTLDGNNAHAEGEYAELDELRRYASIVSALLTGFTDHHRCQSQEGRTQ, translated from the coding sequence ATGCATCACGAGATCTTCAACTGCGACGATCGGGACCTGCTCCTGCACCTGCTGACAACCCCCACGGTCGGGCCGTTGGAAGCGTCCGCAGCCGACCCACCGCCACAGCTGTGGCAAGCACAGCGCAGCTACGCCCGGGCCGCGGCCGCCCTCGGATTCCAGACCGTGCGCCACGAAAGCCCGGCACCGGAGGTCTTAACGCGTGCCGACGTGCCGCGTACCGTGCGCGACGCCGCGGCAGACCCGCAGTTCCTCGCGCAACAGCCGAGCCTAGTGCTCCGCCTCGGCCCCGAGCTCCCACGCGAGGCCACCGTGATGTTCAACGTCCACCTGGACACGGTCGCCGGCATCGAACCGGTGGCTTTCCGCGACGGTTGCTTCACCGGACGCGGCGCCATCGACGCGAAAGGGCCAGCGGTTGCCCTGCTCGCGGGCATCCGCGACGCCGCCCGGACCACTCCGGCACTCGGGCGAGACGTCGGAGTTCTCGTACAGGCGGTGTCGGGCGAAGAAGGCGGCGCAATGGGCACCTTCGGGACTCGCCCGCTAGTGGAGGCCGGATATTTCGGTCGTCTGAACATCTTTTGCGAACCGACGGGCCTGCAGTACCTGCCTCGTGCGACGGCCTCGATGACAGCGTGCCTGCAGGTGGACGGCCACGGCGCCATCGACGACCGGCCCGATGCCGGGCACAACGCCACGGTGCTCCTCGGTTTCCTCGCCCAGCACCTCGCCCGTGAACTCGATCCGCGGCACCGCCCGGCCCGGCTCTGCGTTGCCGGCATCCACACCGGCGGCCTGCACAATCGGGTCTACGGCAGCGGAAAGTTGCTGCTGAACCTCTCCTACTCGGACTCTGCCGAGGGCGCTGCGGCGGAGGCCGAATTACTCGCGGCAGTCAACAGCGGAGTCGAGCAGTTCACCGCATCCTTCGCCCACACCCGGGAATTCGCCCGCACCGCAGCCAACGCCTCGTCCATCACCCGCGTGGACTGGCTCAAGCGTGGCCTACCGTGTCTGCACAACTCCGCGGCATGGGCCGAAAAACTCCTCACCAACGCTGGTGCGGCTCGCTGGCCGGATAACACCCCGTCCTTCACCTGCGACGCGATCTGGATGGACGGCGCTCCCGACACCTACACCGCAGTGCTGGGCCCCGGAACCCTCGACGGAAACAACGCGCACGCCGAAGGGGAATACGCCGAACTGGACGAACTCCGGCGATACGCATCCATCGTCTCCGCACTCCTCACCGGCTTCACCGATCACCACCGCTGCCAGTCCCAGGAAGGGAGGACTCAATGA